A window of Planctomycetota bacterium contains these coding sequences:
- the xylA gene encoding xylose isomerase: MAKKTSKRAADPYAPDPKMKFTFGLWTVGHVGGDPFGSPTRHKKNVTELCDLLGEAGAFGVNFHDNDLIPIDATASEADAIKKDFKKALRANGLKVPMATTNLFTHPCFKDGAFTSNDARVRSYAIQKTMRAMDLGAEFGAKTYVFWGGREGTESDATKDPTESIKRFREAINFLCAYSKDQGYGYKFAFEAKPNEPRGHIYFAVTGSYLALIPTLDHPEMCGVNPEVAHEHMAGLNFVHHVGQALEAGKLFHIDLNDQEFGRYDQDFRFGSANLKHAFFLVKLLEDHKYRGPRHFDSHAYRQSGYKDVLAFAKGSMRTYMILADKARRWNEDREIQRLIRQINVSDASSRLTKRFSKTNAKQLMATDFRREALGAVDLPYERLDQLTTEILMGVR; encoded by the coding sequence ATGGCCAAGAAAACCAGCAAGCGCGCAGCCGATCCCTACGCCCCGGATCCGAAGATGAAGTTCACCTTCGGCCTCTGGACCGTCGGCCATGTCGGCGGCGATCCGTTCGGCAGCCCGACCCGGCACAAAAAAAACGTCACCGAACTCTGCGACCTCCTCGGCGAGGCCGGGGCGTTCGGCGTGAACTTCCACGACAACGACCTCATCCCCATTGACGCCACCGCCTCCGAAGCCGACGCCATCAAGAAGGACTTCAAAAAGGCCCTTCGTGCTAACGGCCTGAAGGTGCCGATGGCGACGACCAACCTCTTCACGCATCCGTGCTTCAAGGACGGCGCTTTCACCAGCAACGACGCCCGCGTCCGCAGCTATGCGATCCAGAAGACCATGCGGGCGATGGACCTCGGTGCCGAGTTCGGTGCCAAGACGTATGTTTTCTGGGGCGGACGAGAGGGGACAGAGTCGGACGCGACCAAGGACCCGACCGAAAGCATCAAACGCTTCCGCGAGGCGATCAACTTCCTGTGCGCGTACAGCAAAGACCAGGGTTATGGCTACAAGTTCGCCTTCGAAGCCAAGCCCAACGAGCCGCGCGGCCACATCTACTTCGCCGTCACGGGCAGCTATCTCGCGCTCATCCCGACGCTCGACCACCCCGAGATGTGCGGCGTGAACCCGGAGGTCGCCCACGAGCACATGGCAGGGCTGAACTTCGTGCACCACGTCGGGCAGGCACTCGAAGCCGGGAAGCTCTTCCACATCGATCTCAACGACCAGGAGTTCGGCCGCTACGACCAAGACTTCCGTTTTGGCAGCGCGAACCTGAAGCATGCGTTCTTCCTCGTGAAGCTGCTCGAAGACCACAAGTACCGCGGCCCACGGCACTTCGACAGTCACGCCTATCGCCAGTCCGGCTACAAGGACGTCCTGGCCTTCGCCAAGGGCAGCATGCGGACGTACATGATCCTGGCCGACAAAGCTCGTCGCTGGAACGAAGACCGCGAGATTCAGCGGCTGATCCGGCAGATCAATGTGAGCGATGCCTCTTCAAGACTGACGAAGCGGTTCAGTAAGACGAACGCGAAACAGCTCATGGCCACCGACTTCCGGCGCGAAGCGCTGGGTGCTGTCGACTTGCCATACGAGCGGTTGGATCAGCTGACGACGGAGATCCTGATGGGGGTTCGGTAG